A genomic segment from Sphingomonas astaxanthinifaciens DSM 22298 encodes:
- a CDS encoding DUF3617 domain-containing protein — MHKSFIVALGTIALAGCGEAPAAKQEAAVPAKPVAGTYEVTATVKSLVSTDKSPLPTFAKVGEVTKTVGCVGSDGAPAPELLAAKGDVCQVKDPYTRNGRMNVTLDCRRKGQGQVLAMLDGAYTAEGFTGTVTANSVFTGSGDYKMVQDIVAKKTADQCTAAAVPKA, encoded by the coding sequence ATGCACAAGAGTTTCATTGTGGCGCTCGGGACAATTGCGCTTGCCGGGTGCGGCGAGGCGCCCGCGGCCAAGCAGGAGGCCGCGGTCCCGGCCAAGCCGGTCGCTGGCACCTATGAGGTGACCGCGACGGTCAAGTCGCTGGTCTCGACCGACAAGAGCCCGCTGCCGACCTTCGCCAAGGTCGGCGAGGTGACCAAGACGGTCGGCTGCGTCGGGAGCGACGGCGCACCCGCGCCCGAGCTGCTCGCCGCCAAGGGCGACGTCTGCCAGGTCAAGGATCCCTACACCCGCAACGGGCGGATGAACGTCACGCTCGATTGCCGTCGCAAGGGGCAGGGACAGGTCCTCGCCATGCTCGACGGCGCCTATACCGCCGAGGGCTTCACCGGGACGGTCACCGCCAATAGCGTCTTCACCGGCTCGGGTGACTACAAGATGGTCCAGGACATCGTCGCGAAGAAGACCGCCGACCAGTGCACCGCCGCGGCGGTGCCCAAGGCCTGA
- a CDS encoding alpha/beta hydrolase: MIRALLLAAALLCSAPALAAPAKFPPAGTAIRLGTSYQLRSAALGEMRTINIVLPASYAKAPAKRYPVLYLIDGGVDQDLLHVAGVVQLGGIWGRSAEAIVVGIETRDRRRELVGPTRDPALVKRYPTAGDSAKFRAFLRDTVKPFVERRYRTNGRSALLGESLAGLFAVETYLAEPALFDAYGAIDPSLWWDKEALSLTAAARLGEGQQGRPLFLAFAKEQSEEPAAMARLVAGLTAKALPFCLAPRPQLTHATIYQQETPEALQYLLPPAEPAPPEFGFTLACAAGM; the protein is encoded by the coding sequence ATGATCCGAGCCCTTCTCCTTGCCGCGGCGCTGCTGTGCAGTGCCCCTGCCCTCGCCGCTCCCGCAAAATTCCCGCCCGCGGGGACGGCCATCCGCCTCGGCACTTCCTATCAGTTGCGATCGGCGGCGCTGGGTGAGATGCGGACGATCAACATCGTCCTGCCGGCGAGCTACGCCAAGGCGCCGGCCAAGCGCTATCCGGTGCTCTACCTGATTGACGGCGGGGTCGACCAGGACCTGCTGCACGTCGCGGGCGTGGTGCAACTGGGCGGGATCTGGGGCCGCTCGGCCGAGGCGATCGTGGTCGGGATCGAGACCAGGGACCGGCGCCGCGAGCTGGTCGGCCCGACCCGCGATCCCGCGCTGGTGAAGCGCTATCCGACCGCGGGCGACAGCGCCAAGTTCCGGGCGTTCCTGCGCGATACGGTCAAGCCGTTCGTCGAGCGGCGGTACCGCACGAATGGTCGCTCGGCGCTGCTGGGCGAGTCGCTGGCGGGGCTTTTCGCGGTCGAGACCTATCTCGCCGAGCCTGCCTTGTTCGACGCTTATGGCGCGATCGATCCGAGCCTGTGGTGGGACAAAGAGGCCCTGTCGCTGACGGCGGCGGCCAGGCTTGGGGAAGGCCAGCAGGGGCGCCCCTTGTTCCTCGCCTTCGCCAAGGAGCAGAGCGAGGAACCCGCGGCGATGGCGCGGCTGGTCGCGGGGCTGACGGCGAAGGCCCTGCCCTTCTGCCTCGCGCCCCGGCCGCAGCTGACCCACGCCACCATCTACCAGCAGGAGACGCCCGAGGCGCTCCAGTATCTCCTGCCGCCAGCCGAGCCCGCCCCGCCCGAGTTCGGCTTCACCCTGGCCTGCGCGGCGGGGATGTAG
- a CDS encoding histidine kinase famiy protein, translating to MDEEIRKSPSDPDQATDLEGGGQSRGRPADGVLDGDNGSSTFGSSPGMNHWRESVISRPGLEDRGNVFFAAIEMTRMPMILTDPNLPDNPIAFANKAFLDLTGYEESEVLGRNCRFLQGANTDRETVAALRDAVNSGGSIACEILNYKRDGTPFWNAVFIGPVFDESGKLAYQFASQLDVTRRRNSEQSFRQAQKMESIGQLTAGLAHDFNNLLQVVNGNLELLENCVDGDRAQRYIGNARSAAERGAKLTRQLLAFARKTRLSPKPTDLSALVTNFIDVIESSLGSQVHLQLNLRRRLPRVMVDPEQLEMALLNILMNARDAMPSGGVVTIATRAIHLNGDAPMRQLPEGDYVAIEVSDEGTGMSDDVIERATEPFFTTKSQGKGTGLGLAMASGFVQQSRGRLEIESEIGKGAMLRMLFPVAHDQEDEVSARPPERQFAIVENRGHPIEHLLVVEDSIEVLELAIEILEAAGYRVTTADSGEAALRLFEKTEPGTFDLLFTDLVMPGGINGLMLADEVRKRDPKIGILLTTGYNEELVIAGPDRPHKDVLGKPYRRSELLDRVRQALNQRADIGETRRTPSDYGAVEA from the coding sequence GTGGATGAAGAGATCAGGAAATCGCCGTCCGACCCCGATCAGGCGACGGACCTCGAGGGCGGCGGCCAGAGTCGCGGGCGTCCGGCCGACGGCGTGCTCGACGGCGACAATGGCAGCAGCACCTTCGGCTCCAGCCCCGGGATGAATCACTGGCGCGAAAGCGTCATCAGCCGGCCCGGCCTCGAGGATCGCGGCAACGTCTTCTTCGCCGCGATCGAGATGACGCGGATGCCGATGATCCTCACCGATCCCAATTTGCCCGACAATCCGATCGCCTTCGCCAACAAGGCTTTTCTCGACCTCACCGGCTACGAGGAAAGCGAGGTCCTGGGACGCAACTGCCGCTTCCTGCAGGGCGCCAATACCGACCGCGAAACCGTCGCCGCGCTGCGCGACGCGGTGAACAGCGGCGGCTCGATCGCCTGCGAGATCCTCAACTACAAGCGCGACGGCACGCCCTTCTGGAACGCGGTCTTCATCGGCCCGGTGTTCGACGAGAGCGGCAAGCTCGCCTATCAGTTCGCCAGCCAGCTCGACGTCACCCGTCGCCGCAACAGCGAGCAGTCGTTCCGCCAGGCGCAGAAGATGGAGTCGATCGGCCAGCTCACCGCCGGCCTCGCGCACGACTTCAACAACCTGCTGCAGGTGGTGAACGGCAATCTCGAGCTGCTCGAGAATTGCGTCGATGGCGACCGCGCCCAGCGTTACATCGGCAATGCCCGCTCGGCGGCCGAGCGCGGGGCCAAGCTGACCCGCCAGCTGCTGGCCTTCGCGCGCAAGACCCGGCTCAGCCCCAAGCCGACCGACCTCAGCGCGCTGGTCACCAACTTCATCGACGTGATCGAGAGTTCGCTCGGAAGCCAGGTCCATCTCCAGCTCAACCTTCGCCGGCGGTTGCCGCGGGTGATGGTCGATCCCGAGCAGCTCGAGATGGCGCTGCTCAACATCCTGATGAACGCGCGCGACGCGATGCCGAGCGGCGGGGTGGTGACGATCGCCACCCGCGCGATCCACCTCAATGGCGATGCGCCGATGCGCCAGCTACCCGAGGGCGATTATGTCGCGATCGAGGTGTCGGACGAAGGCACCGGCATGAGCGACGACGTGATCGAGCGCGCGACCGAGCCCTTCTTCACGACCAAGAGCCAGGGCAAGGGCACCGGGCTCGGCCTCGCCATGGCCTCGGGCTTCGTCCAGCAGTCGCGCGGCCGGCTCGAGATCGAGAGCGAGATCGGGAAGGGCGCGATGCTGCGGATGCTGTTCCCGGTCGCGCACGACCAGGAGGACGAGGTCAGCGCGCGGCCGCCCGAACGGCAGTTCGCGATCGTCGAGAATCGCGGCCACCCGATCGAGCATCTGCTGGTGGTCGAGGATAGTATCGAGGTGCTCGAACTGGCGATCGAGATCCTCGAGGCAGCGGGCTACCGGGTGACGACCGCCGACAGCGGCGAGGCGGCGCTGCGCCTGTTCGAGAAGACCGAACCCGGGACCTTCGACCTCCTCTTCACCGACCTCGTCATGCCCGGCGGGATCAACGGGCTGATGCTGGCCGACGAAGTGCGCAAGCGCGATCCCAAGATCGGCATCCTGCTGACCACCGGCTACAACGAAGAACTGGTGATCGCCGGCCCCGATCGGCCGCACAAGGACGTGCTGGGCAAGCCCTATCGCCGGTCCGAACTGCTCGACCGCGTACGCCAGGCCTTGAACCAGCGCGCGGACATCGGCGAGACGCGGCGGACCCCGTCCGATTACGGGGCCGTCGAGGCCTAG
- a CDS encoding RidA family protein, translated as MRQLAVLGCVAAMLGGAASAAPTRIGTPEAPIAGSVSVPPGSRIVYVSGTVPDILDEKAPVGAPGRYGDTEAQTRSILAKIDKALAAQGLGMGDVVMMRVFLVAPPGQPKMDFAGMMKAYRERFGTAAQPNKPARTTVQIAGLYDPDFLVEIEVTAAR; from the coding sequence ATGCGGCAGCTGGCTGTGTTGGGGTGCGTCGCGGCAATGCTCGGGGGAGCGGCCAGCGCCGCGCCGACCCGGATCGGCACGCCCGAGGCGCCGATCGCCGGCTCGGTCTCCGTCCCGCCGGGCTCGCGCATCGTCTATGTCAGCGGGACCGTTCCCGACATCCTCGATGAGAAGGCGCCGGTAGGCGCGCCCGGGCGCTACGGCGATACCGAGGCGCAGACCCGCTCGATCCTCGCCAAGATCGACAAGGCACTCGCTGCGCAAGGTCTGGGAATGGGCGATGTCGTCATGATGCGCGTCTTCCTGGTCGCGCCGCCGGGCCAGCCGAAGATGGATTTCGCAGGCATGATGAAGGCCTATCGCGAACGCTTCGGGACCGCCGCGCAGCCCAACAAGCCCGCGCGCACCACCGTCCAGATCGCGGGGCTCTACGACCCCGATTTCCTCGTCGAGATCGAGGTCACCGCCGCCAGATAG
- a CDS encoding MBOAT family O-acyltransferase gives MIFNSLTFVVFFAIVLALHNLPFSWRQKKLNLLVASYLFYAAWNPPFVILLWVSTVVDWWAAQWMVRSERQSTRRAWMIISVVVNLGMLGYFKYGNFLLENFTLAVNAAGIAYQPHKWDIILPVGISFYTFATLSYTLDVYLRRAQPAKHFLDYALFVTFFPHLVAGPIMRPTELVPQFEQPRRASANMILFGLTLLTIGLFQKVVIADGLLSPIAESVFDSPKVPLTLDAWAGVLAFAGQIFCDFAGYSTSAIGIALALGFAMPDNFRFPYAAVGFSDFWRRWHITLSSWLRDYLYIPLGGNRHGPARTYMALMGTMLLGGLWHGAAWTFVVWGGLHGLYLSVERWLKGRFGGWRPTKAQLFGLAILTFMAINVTWVFFRAKTFAGAGTILASMAGHAPGGVPLLPGFDLLAAFTVIAAIFLSHWAMRDTTLEAVIQRTSAWVLAPLLGLMAFLVIIEQGRGNAFIYFAF, from the coding sequence ATGATCTTCAACTCGCTTACGTTCGTCGTCTTCTTCGCCATCGTCTTGGCGCTCCACAACCTGCCCTTCAGCTGGCGCCAGAAGAAGCTCAACCTGCTGGTCGCGAGCTACCTCTTCTACGCCGCCTGGAACCCGCCCTTTGTCATCCTCCTGTGGGTCTCGACCGTTGTGGACTGGTGGGCGGCGCAGTGGATGGTCCGGTCCGAGCGCCAGTCCACCCGCCGCGCGTGGATGATCATTTCGGTGGTCGTGAACCTCGGCATGCTCGGCTACTTCAAATACGGCAATTTCCTGCTCGAAAATTTCACGCTCGCCGTGAACGCCGCGGGGATCGCCTACCAGCCGCACAAGTGGGACATCATCCTTCCCGTCGGGATCAGCTTCTACACCTTCGCGACCCTGTCCTACACGCTCGACGTCTATCTCCGCCGCGCCCAGCCGGCGAAGCACTTCCTCGACTACGCCCTGTTCGTGACCTTCTTCCCGCATCTCGTCGCGGGACCGATCATGCGCCCGACCGAGCTCGTCCCGCAGTTCGAGCAGCCGCGCCGCGCCAGCGCCAACATGATCCTGTTCGGGCTGACCCTCCTCACTATCGGCCTGTTCCAGAAGGTGGTGATCGCCGACGGCCTGCTCTCGCCCATCGCCGAAAGCGTGTTCGACAGTCCCAAGGTCCCGCTGACGCTCGACGCCTGGGCGGGCGTGCTCGCCTTCGCCGGGCAGATCTTCTGCGATTTCGCGGGCTATTCGACCTCGGCGATCGGCATCGCGCTGGCGTTGGGTTTCGCCATGCCCGACAATTTCCGCTTTCCCTATGCGGCGGTCGGCTTCTCCGACTTCTGGCGACGATGGCACATCACCTTGTCGTCATGGCTGCGCGACTATCTTTACATTCCGCTGGGCGGCAACCGGCACGGCCCAGCGCGGACCTACATGGCCTTGATGGGGACCATGCTGCTGGGCGGACTATGGCACGGCGCGGCCTGGACCTTCGTGGTCTGGGGCGGCCTCCACGGCCTCTACCTCTCGGTCGAGCGCTGGCTGAAGGGCCGCTTCGGCGGGTGGCGCCCCACTAAGGCGCAACTGTTCGGCCTCGCGATCCTCACCTTCATGGCGATCAACGTCACCTGGGTCTTCTTCCGCGCCAAGACCTTTGCGGGCGCGGGCACGATTCTTGCCAGCATGGCCGGCCATGCCCCGGGCGGCGTCCCGCTGCTGCCGGGCTTCGACCTCCTCGCCGCCTTCACCGTCATCGCCGCCATCTTCCTTAGCCACTGGGCGATGCGCGACACGACGCTCGAAGCGGTGATCCAGCGCACCTCCGCCTGGGTCCTGGCGCCGCTGCTCGGCCTCATGGCCTTCCTCGTCATCATCGAACAGGGGCGCGGCAATGCCTTCATCTATTTCGCCTTCTGA
- a CDS encoding ribonucleoside-diphosphate reductase subunit alpha, whose product MDFSSGSEVGTADVTATGGRAKKDSKTVDERRFAVVTDSSRDALLTDFGKETLNDRYLLPGESYQDLFARVAAAYADDAEHAQRVYDYISRLWFMPATPVLSNGGTGRGLPISCYLNSVSDSLDGIVNTWNENVWLASKGGGIGTYWGNVRGIGEPVGLNGKTSGIIPFVRVMDSLTLAISQGSLRRGSAACYLDISHPEIEEFLEIRKPSGDFNRKALNLHHGVLVTDEFMEAVREGAEFTLRSPKDQSERGKVDARSLFQKLVETRLATGEPYIIFIDQVNRSMPKHHRDLGLKVSTSNLCSEITLPTGKDHLGADRTAVCCLSSLNLETWDEWNGDKRFIEDVMRFLDNVLTDYIERAPDEMARAKYSAERERSVGLGVMGFHSFLQARGLPFEGAMAKSWNLRIFKHIKGQVDEASMMLAHERGPCPDAADMGVMERFSCKMAIAPTASISIICGGTSACIEPIPANVYTHKTLSGSFSIRNPYLEKLLIEKSKNSEQVWNSILEQGGSVQHLDFLTQEEKDTFKTSFEIDQRWLIELAADRTPYIDQATSLNLFIPADVDKWDLMMLHFRAWELGIKSLYYLRSKSVQRAGFAGGVEADNTPELREIQVEVTNYDECLACQ is encoded by the coding sequence ATGGACTTCTCGAGTGGCAGCGAGGTCGGCACGGCCGACGTCACCGCAACCGGCGGACGCGCGAAGAAGGACAGCAAGACGGTCGATGAACGCCGTTTCGCGGTGGTCACTGATTCGAGCCGCGACGCGCTCCTCACCGATTTCGGCAAGGAAACGCTGAACGACCGCTACCTCCTGCCCGGCGAAAGCTATCAGGATTTGTTCGCCCGCGTCGCCGCCGCTTACGCCGACGATGCCGAGCATGCGCAGCGCGTCTACGACTATATCAGCCGCCTGTGGTTCATGCCCGCGACTCCGGTCCTGTCGAACGGCGGTACCGGCCGCGGCCTGCCGATCAGCTGCTACTTGAATTCGGTCAGCGACAGCCTCGACGGCATCGTCAACACCTGGAACGAGAATGTCTGGCTCGCCTCCAAGGGCGGCGGCATCGGCACCTACTGGGGCAATGTCCGCGGCATCGGTGAGCCGGTCGGCCTCAACGGCAAGACCAGCGGCATCATCCCCTTCGTCCGGGTGATGGACAGCCTGACCCTCGCCATTTCGCAGGGTTCGCTCCGCCGTGGTTCGGCCGCCTGCTATCTCGACATCTCGCATCCCGAGATCGAGGAGTTCCTCGAAATCCGGAAGCCCAGCGGCGACTTCAACCGCAAGGCGCTCAATCTCCACCACGGCGTGCTCGTCACCGACGAGTTCATGGAGGCCGTCCGCGAGGGTGCCGAATTCACCCTCCGCAGCCCCAAGGACCAGTCCGAGCGCGGCAAGGTCGACGCCCGCTCGCTGTTCCAGAAGCTGGTCGAGACCCGCCTCGCGACGGGCGAACCCTACATCATCTTCATCGACCAGGTGAACCGGTCGATGCCCAAGCACCACCGCGACCTTGGTTTGAAGGTTTCGACCTCGAACCTCTGCTCCGAGATCACCCTGCCGACCGGCAAGGACCACCTCGGCGCCGACCGGACCGCGGTCTGCTGCCTCTCCTCGCTCAACCTCGAAACCTGGGACGAGTGGAACGGCGACAAGCGCTTCATCGAGGACGTCATGCGCTTCCTCGACAATGTGCTCACCGACTATATCGAACGCGCGCCCGACGAGATGGCGCGCGCCAAGTACAGCGCCGAGCGCGAGCGGTCGGTCGGCCTTGGCGTGATGGGCTTCCACAGCTTCCTCCAGGCCCGCGGCCTCCCCTTCGAGGGGGCCATGGCCAAGAGCTGGAACCTGCGCATCTTCAAGCACATCAAGGGGCAAGTCGACGAGGCCTCGATGATGCTCGCGCACGAGCGCGGGCCTTGCCCCGACGCCGCCGACATGGGCGTGATGGAGCGCTTCTCCTGCAAGATGGCGATCGCGCCGACCGCGTCGATCTCGATCATCTGCGGCGGCACCTCGGCCTGCATCGAGCCGATCCCGGCCAACGTCTACACCCACAAGACGCTGTCGGGCAGCTTCTCGATCCGCAATCCGTATCTCGAGAAGCTGCTGATCGAGAAGAGCAAGAACTCCGAGCAGGTGTGGAACTCGATCCTCGAGCAGGGCGGCAGCGTCCAGCACCTCGACTTCCTCACCCAGGAGGAAAAGGACACCTTCAAGACCAGCTTCGAGATCGACCAGCGCTGGCTGATCGAGCTCGCCGCCGATCGCACGCCCTATATCGACCAGGCCACCTCGCTGAACCTGTTCATCCCGGCCGACGTCGACAAGTGGGACCTGATGATGCTCCACTTCCGCGCCTGGGAGCTCGGCATCAAGTCGCTCTACTATCTCCGCTCCAAGTCCGTGCAGCGCGCGGGCTTCGCCGGCGGGGTCGAGGCCGACAACACCCCCGAGCTGCGCGAAATCCAAGTCGAGGTCACCAATTACGACGAGTGCCTCGCCTGCCAGTAA
- a CDS encoding serine hydrolase domain-containing protein, translating to MRFLLLPLFLALAACATAPRPGVVAGLAFTAAAEGQGFARGPADPAMGRAATLDDPVRVASVSKLVVAIGVMKLVDQGRLGLDSDLSPLLGWPLRNPAFPDRPVTLAMLLSHTGSVRDHDDQYIVPLGATVRAALDRPGSWDPAHAPGTYFTYANMNFPVIASAIERATGERFDRWMRREVLEPLSIDACYNWATCSDPAIARAIVLTQGGKSVRDDLHGVRPACPVFTRDGDPCNLTTWKPGDNGALFAPQGGLRISVRGLARIGRLLLNEGELDGVRLLSPASVRTLLANRWQYDGTNGETERGFYCAFGLATQSLATPHPGCRDDPVGDRGRWIGHAGEAYGLRSGLWIDPVAKVGIAYVVTGLDADPPGGRSEFKAAEEAAFRETAALLSRAP from the coding sequence ATGCGCTTCCTCCTGCTCCCGCTGTTCCTGGCGCTCGCCGCCTGCGCCACCGCGCCCCGGCCGGGCGTGGTCGCGGGCCTCGCCTTCACCGCCGCGGCCGAAGGGCAGGGATTTGCGCGTGGGCCCGCCGATCCCGCGATGGGCCGCGCCGCCACGCTCGACGATCCGGTCCGCGTCGCCTCGGTCAGCAAGCTCGTCGTCGCCATCGGGGTGATGAAGCTGGTCGACCAGGGCAGGCTCGGCCTCGACAGCGATCTCTCGCCGCTGCTCGGCTGGCCGCTTCGCAACCCGGCCTTCCCCGACCGCCCGGTCACCCTCGCCATGCTGCTCAGCCACACCGGCTCGGTGCGCGACCATGACGACCAGTATATCGTTCCGCTCGGAGCCACGGTTCGCGCCGCGCTCGACCGCCCGGGAAGCTGGGATCCGGCCCATGCCCCCGGCACCTATTTCACTTATGCCAATATGAATTTTCCCGTCATCGCCTCGGCGATCGAGCGCGCGACGGGGGAGCGGTTCGACCGCTGGATGCGCCGCGAAGTGCTCGAGCCCCTTTCGATCGACGCCTGCTACAATTGGGCGACCTGCTCGGACCCCGCGATCGCCCGCGCCATCGTCCTCACCCAGGGCGGCAAGTCCGTCCGCGACGACCTCCACGGCGTCCGCCCCGCCTGTCCGGTCTTCACCCGCGACGGCGACCCGTGCAACCTCACCACATGGAAGCCGGGCGACAATGGCGCCTTGTTCGCGCCGCAGGGGGGCCTGCGCATCTCGGTCCGCGGCCTCGCCCGGATCGGCCGCCTGCTCCTGAACGAGGGCGAGCTCGACGGCGTCCGCCTGCTTTCGCCCGCCAGCGTCCGCACCCTGCTCGCCAATCGCTGGCAATATGACGGGACCAACGGCGAGACCGAACGGGGCTTCTACTGCGCCTTCGGCCTTGCCACCCAATCGCTCGCCACCCCGCACCCCGGCTGCCGCGACGATCCCGTCGGCGACCGCGGCCGCTGGATCGGCCATGCTGGCGAAGCCTATGGCCTGCGCTCGGGGCTGTGGATCGACCCTGTCGCCAAGGTCGGGATCGCTTATGTCGTGACCGGCCTCGACGCCGATCCGCCGGGCGGCCGCTCCGAATTCAAGGCCGCCGAGGAAGCCGCCTTCCGCGAAACCGCCGCCTTGCTCAGCCGCGCCCCTTGA
- a CDS encoding HNH endonuclease, which yields MDEDRCWLCDRPLGARAERHHPVPRSRGGRDTRPVHPICHRALHATFGNKELARIGDDRPKLAAHPELARFLDWVRTKDPDFHAPTRRRRP from the coding sequence ATGGACGAAGATCGCTGCTGGCTGTGCGACCGCCCGCTCGGAGCCCGGGCCGAACGCCACCATCCGGTGCCGAGAAGTCGCGGCGGGCGCGACACGCGGCCGGTCCACCCCATCTGCCACCGCGCGCTTCATGCGACCTTCGGCAACAAGGAGCTCGCGCGGATCGGCGACGACCGGCCAAAGCTTGCCGCCCATCCCGAACTCGCCCGATTCCTCGACTGGGTCCGGACCAAGGACCCCGATTTCCATGCGCCGACCCGGCGGCGCCGGCCCTAG
- a CDS encoding TerC family protein: protein MEFLFADWLGTPLWFWLSFVGIVAGLTAFDLGFLHKEDKEMGIGESLKLSAFYISIALAFGVWVYFQKTAAFGETEGMALTVSYYTAFFIEKALSIDNVFVISLIFTYFAIPAKYQYRALLWGIIAVILLRGLMIGLGAAVVQQYEWVLYIFAAFLVFTGIKMLFAGDKPMDIEHNPVVRFISRHMRVTKDLHDQHFFVKIADSKTGKLVWAATPLFLALVVINLADLVFAVDSVPAVFAITTDTFIVYTSNIMAILGLRALYFALAAMVHRFHYLKYALALVLVFIGAKIFIADFVLGTKFPPLLSLGVTAGLIAGGVFYSLWKTKGAEEPQWPMPEAPGAAARHVDELTGGKTL from the coding sequence ATGGAATTTCTCTTCGCCGACTGGCTCGGGACCCCTTTGTGGTTCTGGCTGTCCTTCGTCGGCATCGTCGCGGGCCTCACCGCCTTCGACCTCGGCTTCCTCCACAAGGAGGACAAGGAAATGGGGATCGGCGAGAGCCTCAAGCTCTCCGCCTTCTACATCTCGATCGCGCTGGCGTTCGGCGTGTGGGTCTATTTCCAGAAGACCGCGGCCTTCGGCGAGACCGAGGGCATGGCGCTGACGGTCAGCTACTACACCGCCTTCTTCATCGAAAAGGCGCTGTCGATCGACAACGTCTTCGTGATCAGCCTGATCTTCACCTATTTCGCGATTCCCGCGAAATACCAGTATCGCGCTTTGCTGTGGGGGATCATCGCGGTGATCCTGCTGCGCGGGCTGATGATCGGCCTCGGCGCGGCGGTGGTCCAGCAGTACGAATGGGTGCTCTACATCTTCGCGGCGTTCCTGGTCTTCACCGGCATCAAGATGCTGTTCGCCGGCGACAAGCCGATGGACATCGAGCACAATCCGGTGGTGCGGTTCATCTCGCGCCACATGCGGGTGACCAAGGACCTGCACGACCAGCATTTCTTCGTGAAGATCGCCGACAGTAAGACCGGCAAGCTGGTGTGGGCGGCGACGCCCTTGTTCCTGGCGCTGGTGGTGATCAACCTCGCCGACCTCGTGTTCGCGGTCGACAGCGTGCCGGCGGTGTTCGCGATCACCACCGACACCTTCATCGTCTACACCTCGAACATCATGGCGATCCTCGGCCTGCGCGCGCTCTACTTCGCGCTGGCCGCGATGGTGCACCGCTTCCACTATCTGAAGTATGCGCTGGCGCTGGTGCTGGTGTTCATCGGCGCGAAGATCTTCATCGCCGACTTCGTGCTGGGGACGAAGTTCCCGCCGCTGCTCAGCCTCGGGGTCACCGCGGGCCTGATCGCGGGCGGGGTCTTCTACTCGCTGTGGAAGACCAAGGGCGCGGAAGAGCCGCAGTGGCCCATGCCCGAGGCGCCGGGCGCGGCCGCTCGCCATGTCGACGAACTGACCGGCGGCAAGACCCTTTAA